A window of the Cucurbita pepo subsp. pepo cultivar mu-cu-16 chromosome LG01, ASM280686v2, whole genome shotgun sequence genome harbors these coding sequences:
- the LOC111791050 gene encoding two-component response regulator ARR5-like, whose amino-acid sequence MARTPVFSRRRRSDQIDTRDRFPTSDSEVHVLAVDDSLVDRKVIERLLRLTACRVTAVDSGIRALQYLGLQDETNSQVGFDSLKVDMIITDYCMPGMTGYELLKKIKESSTLREIPVVIMSSENVVARIDRCLEEGAEDFIVKPVKLSDVKRLREYMVGDEKTGSEINWMNKRTVRESSCDEASSSPSISSDSSPPSSSPSISSDSSPSSSSPSDSVQSTPSPSEPSSPTSTQSDDGSK is encoded by the exons ATGGCTAGAACCCCTGTTTTCTCCCGCCGCCGGAGGTCCGATCAAATTGACACTCGAGATCGCTTCCCCACTTCTGATTCTGAAGTCCATGTTCTCGCCGTCGATGATAGCCTCGTCGACCGAAAAGTAATCGAGCGGCTCCTCCGCCTCACCGCCTGCCGAG TTACTGCTGTGGATAGTGGAATCAGAGCTCTACAATATCTTGGATTGCAAGATGAGACGAATTCCCAAGTGGGTTTTGAT AGCTTGAAGGTGGATATGATCATTACCGACTACTGTATGCCCGGAATGACAGGCTACGAATTgctcaagaaaataaag GAATCTTCAACTCTGCGAGAGATTCCGGTGGTGATTATGTCGTCGGAAAACGTGGTGGCGAGGATAGACAGGTGTTTGGAGGAAGGAGCAGAGGATTTCATAGTAAAGCCGGTGAAATTATCAGATGTGAAACGGCTCAGGGAATATATGGTGGGGGACGAAAAGACCGGAAGTGAAATAAATTGGATGAACAAAAGGACGGTACGAGAGTCGTCGTGTGATGAAGCCTCATCATCACCGTCTATTTCATCCGATTCTTCTccaccatcatcatcaccGTCCATTTCATCCGATTCTTCTCCATCGTCTTCATCACCGTCAGATTCGGTTCAATCCACGCCGTCCCCATCAGAGCCGTCTTCACCGACGTCCACCCAATCCGACGACGGCTCTAAATGA
- the LOC111790997 gene encoding formin-like protein 4, giving the protein MAMLLHLHLRRQLWPLHLLLLFLSVSPVSYCQDTPPQNIETFYPILPPPPFLPNNPPSSSPSSSPPSSSSSTRTIVTAVAITAVGMALISTVFFFLIQRYLIRRKRKTEEVDSGPGQGPVSQPAVARNEFARVDGNLKGFIVDEDGLDVIYWKRLERRKSKNSFDRGDGEGNVQANRSKKSEPVQEIPLLRGKSSSSHVKISSEDEEPRRVTPPPPPPPSHINNPPPFTGKSVQEVGKPSSSSILSSSAPPQPAAIPVPPSQFLMAVPNNKSSVPPPPPPIPAKTVSRPPPPPPPIATKTNSRPPPPPPIPAKTNSAAPPPPPIVAKANPAAPPPPKAGSSKLPLRPAPQKEGKSSGESSTSADNGQVKMKPLHWDKVNTANADHSMVWDKMQAGSFKFDGDLMEALFGYVATNRKSPRSEANSSAIPTGRNSGPSQTFILEPKKSQNIAIVVKSLTIPRNEILDALNEGQGLETDILEKLTRITLTQEEISQILAYKGDPQKLADAETFLYHLLKSVPSAFARFNAMLFRLTFGSDIHHLKESLEILESACKELRTRGLFLKLLEAVLKAGNRLNAGTARGNARAFNLSALRKLSDVRSTDGKTTLLHFVVQEVIRAEGKRCVLNRNKSLSRNTSHASDSSVSTSDNSSSKEDRVNEYMMLGLPVVGGLSAEFSNVKKAATIDYESFANTGTSLTSRTAEIRQLMAQIGNNGGGFGKEMRGFLEAAESELKVVREEQTKVMELVMKTTEYYQAGSSRDKESNRLQFFIIVKDFLEMVDRVCVEIAKNLQKRRSSTVNVGSSPVRSKAIFPNLPANFMSDKSRGSSSDSDNEF; this is encoded by the exons ATGGCTATGCTGCTTCACCTTCACCTTCGCCGTCAGCTATGGCCTCTTCatctccttcttctcttcctctctgtTTCCCCTGTTTCTTATTGCCAAGACACTCCACCTCAAAATATCGAAACTTTCTATCCAATTCTTCCTCCACCACCGTTCTTACCTAACAATCCGCCGTCGTCATCGCCGTCATCATCGCCGCCGTCGTCTTCGTCGTCGACGAGGACCATCGTGACGGCGGTGGCTATCACTGCAGTGGGTATGGCTCTGATTTCCACggtgttcttctttttaatcCAGAGATATCTGATCAGAAGAAAACGGAAAACAGAGGAGGTGGATTCGGGTCCGGGTCAGGGGCCGGTGTCGCAGCCGGCGGTTGCTCGGAATGAATTTGCGCGTGTTGATGGGAATCTTAAGGGGTTTATTGTGGATGAAGATGGGTTGGATGTGATTTATTGGAAGAGACTTGAAAGAAGGAAATCTAAGAATAGCTTTGATCGGGGTGATGGAGAAGGAAATGTTCAAGCAAATCGAAGCAAAAAGTCAGAGCCTGTTCAAGAGATTCCTTTACTTCGAGGAAAATCTTCGAGTTCTCATGTTAAAATTTCATCGGAAGATGAAGAACCCCGTCGGGTTACTCCTCCGCCACCTCCGCCACCGTCCCACATTAACAACCCTCCGCCATTTACTGGGAAGTCTGTTCAGGAAGTTGGAAAACCATCGAGCAGTTCAATTCTTTCATCATCTGCACCACCGCAACCAGCGGCAATTCCGGTACCTCCGTCACAATTTCTCATGGCTGTTCCTAACAATAAGAGCTCTGttccaccaccaccgccgccaaTTCCAGCCAAGACGGTTTCAAgaccgccaccgccgcctccTCCCATTGCTACCAAGACCAATTCAAGACCGCCGCCACCGCCTCCCATTCCAGCCAAGACCAATTCAGCAGCCCCACCTCCCCCTCCAATAGTGGCCAAGGCAAATCCGGCAGCACCGCCGCCGCCCAAGGCCGGCAGTTCCAAATTGCCGTTACGGCCTGCACCTCAAAAAGAGGGTAAATCCTCTGGAGAATCTTCTACATCGGCCGACAATGGTCAGGTGAAAATGAAGCCTCTGCATTGGGATAAAGTGAACACCGCAAATGCCGATCACTCCATGGTTTGGGACAAAATGCAGGCCGGTTCTTTCAA ATTTGATGGGGATCTCATGGAGGCTCTGTTTGGATACGTCGCAACCAACCGGAAGTCCCCCCGGAGTGAGGCTAATTCTTCAGCAATCCCCACTGGCCGGAACTCAGGGCCATCGCAGACTTTCATCCTTGAACCCAAAAAGTCACAGAACATAGCCATTGTAGTCAAGTCCTTGACCATTCCTCGCAACGAAATCCTCGATGCGCTCAACGAAGGCCAAGGCCTCGAAACAGATATTCTTGAAAAACTCACGAGAATTACTCTGACACAAGAAgaaatttctcaaattcttgCTTACAAAGGAGACCCCCAAAAGCTTGCTGATGCCGAAACTTTCCTTTACCATCTTCTCAAATCGGTTCCATCTGCCTTTGCGCGGTTCAACGCCATGCTTTTCCGATTGACTTTCGGCTCTGATATTCATCATCTAAAGGAATCTCTAGAAATTCTGGAATCGGCCTGCAAGGAGCTTAGAACTCGAGGGCTGTTTCTGAAACTGCTTGAAGCAGTTCTCAAAGCTGGGAATCGGCTGAATGCGGGAACTGCAAGAGGAAATGCCAGAGCTTTCAACCTTTCAGCTCTCCGGAAGCTCTCGGATGTTAGGAGCACTGACGGGAAAACCACTTTGCTTCACTTCGTGGTGCAAGAAGTCATCAGAGCAGAAGGGAAAAGGTGTGTTTTAAACAGGAACAAGAGCTTGAGCCGTAACACCAGCCATGCCAGCGACAGCAGCGTTAGTACTTCCGATAATTCATCTTCGAAAGAGGACAGAGTAAATGAATACATGATGTTGGGGTTGCCAGTGGTGGGAGGTCTGAGCGCTGAGTTCTCTAATGTAAAGAAGGCAGCAACGATCGACTATGAGAGCTTCGCCAACACTGGAACGTCTTTGACCAGCCGAACTGCAGAAATCCGGCAGCTCATGGCTCAAATTGGGAACAATGGAGGTGGGTTTGGGAAAGAAATGAGAGGGTTTCTTGAGGCAGCAGAGAGTGAGCTGAAGGTGGTGAGAGAAGAACAGACGAAGGTGATGGAGCTAGTGATGAAGACAACAGAGTATTATCAAGCTGGAAGTTCAAGAGATAAGGAATCAAATCGTCTTCAATTCTTCATCATAGTTAAGGATTTTCTAGAAATGGTAGATCGGGTGTGTGTGGAAATTGCCAAAAATCTCCAGAAAAGAAGATCGTCGACAGTAAATGTGGGTTCATCGCCGGTGAGATCGAAGGCCATCTTCCCTAACCTGCCGGCAAATTTTATGTCAGACAAGTCAAGAGGGAGTTCTAGTGATTCAGATAATGAATTCTGA
- the LOC111791005 gene encoding protein WVD2-like 7 isoform X1 — protein sequence MEESLVVDVLNDEHEMEESASAKPLLEVSVSFGRFENDLLSWEKWSTFSPNKYLEEVEKYATPGSVAQKRAYFEAHYKKIADRKSKLLEQEMEMERNTTLSNELNGGGEDLIDHIQRVDSESETSNHHVSAEEVEQNTTLADDVERSPDGEKEEPGSKMDCVGSEISKQEEVVVKEVETPSPVESRSTKEPPQKLANKILAASKVKQQVLKPNQPKESKKTTPVVKERNSASVKKKPASSTAKAPQISTPKFSKTTSGPTTPAARSSVLRSSINKGSNSSLLKSRNPSSVETKKMAPKSLHMSLSLGTPNSDPSSVTGIRRSFIMEKMGDKDIVKRAFKTFQNSFNQMKLSQEERSSAHKMAPSEEKETTRISTSMAAKKENGGLNKVSGTTRGTDSRTSSIARSKKFEGKPNAKAAGRTSLQSKSKVAPSQTVEEKLNAKVGGRTNLLSKSKVREDGLRSHRR from the exons ATGGAGGAATCATTAGTGGTGGATGTTCTAAACGACGAACATGAG ATGGAAGAGAGTGCTTCGGCGAAGCCACTTCTTGAGGTTTCGGTTTCTTTTGGTAGGTTTGAGAACGATTTACTGTCTTGGGAGAAATGGTCGACTTTCTCTCCCAATAAGTATTTGGAAGAAGTTGAGAAGTACGCAACGCCTGGATCTGTTGCTCAGAAGAGGGCTTACTTTGAAGCTCATTACAAGAAGATAGCTGATAGGAAGTCTAAGTTACTGGAGCAGGAGATGGAAATGGAACGCAACACAACACTGTCAAATGAACTGAACGGTGGTGGAGAAGATCTAATAGACCACATTCAAAGGGTTGATTCTGAATCTGAGACGTCAAACCACCACGTTTCTGCTGAAGAAGTTGAGCAGAACACAACATTGGCGGATGATGTTGAAAGATCACCAGATGGTGAAAAGGAAGAACCGGGTAGCAAAATGGATTGTGTTGGTTCCGagataagcaagcaagaagaAGTTGtagtgaaagaagtagaaaCTCCTTCTCCAGTTGAATCTCGGAGCACCAAGGAACCTCCACAAAAGTTGGCCAATAAAATATTGGCAGCATCTAAAGTCAAACAGCAGGTTCTAAAACCGAATCAACCAAAAGAATCTAAGAAG ACCACTCCAGTAGTCAAGGAACGAAACAGTGCAAGTGTCAAGAAAAAACCAGCATCATCCACAGCCAAAGCACCCCAGATTTCCACCCCCAAATTCTCCAAGACAACATCAGGACCCACCACACCTGCAGCACGGTCAAGTGTGCTGCGGTCCTCTATAAACAAGGGAAGTAATTCATCTCTATTAAAGAGCCGAAATCCATCTTCTGTTGAAACCAAGAAAATGGCGCCCAAATCCCTGCATATGTCCCTTAGTCTGGGAACTCCCAACTCTGATCCATCCTCTGTTACCGGAATTAGAAGATCTTTCATCATGGAGAAAATGGGGGACAAGGACATTGTGAAGCGGGCATTTAAGACATTTCAGAATAGTTTCAACCAAATGAAATTGTCTCAGGAAGAGAGGTCTTCTGCGCACAAGATG GCTCCTtcagaagagaaagaaacaacaagaatCTCTACTTCCATGGCTGCTAAAAAGGAGAATGGAGG GTTGAACAAAGTAAGTGGTACAACGAGAGGTACAGACAGCAGAACGTCCAGCATTGCTCgatctaaaaaatttgaaggaaaaccAAATGCAAAAGCAGCGGGAAGAACCAGCCTCCAATCAAAATCTAAGGTTGCCCCATCTCAGACAGTGGAGGAAAAATTAAATGCCAAAGTGGGAGGAAGAACAAATCTTCTATCGAAATCAAAG GTTAGGGAAGATGGCCTTCGATCTCACCGGCGATGA
- the LOC111791005 gene encoding protein WVD2-like 7 isoform X2, which translates to MEESLVVDVLNDEHEMEESASAKPLLEVSVSFGRFENDLLSWEKWSTFSPNKYLEEVEKYATPGSVAQKRAYFEAHYKKIADRKSKLLEQEMEMERNTTLSNELNGGGEDLIDHIQRVDSESETSNHHVSAEEVEQNTTLADDVERSPDGEKEEPGSKMDCVGSEISKQEEVVVKEVETPSPVESRSTKEPPQKLANKILAASKVKQQVLKPNQPKESKKTTPVVKERNSASVKKKPASSTAKAPQISTPKFSKTTSGPTTPAARSSVLRSSINKGSNSSLLKSRNPSSVETKKMAPKSLHMSLSLGTPNSDPSSVTGIRRSFIMEKMGDKDIVKRAFKTFQNSFNQMKLSQEERSSAHKMAPSEEKETTRISTSMAAKKENGGLNKVSGTTRGTDSRTSSIARSKKFEGKPNAKAAGRTSLQSKSKVAPSQTVEEKLNAKVGGRTNLLSKSKDASKNGLRS; encoded by the exons ATGGAGGAATCATTAGTGGTGGATGTTCTAAACGACGAACATGAG ATGGAAGAGAGTGCTTCGGCGAAGCCACTTCTTGAGGTTTCGGTTTCTTTTGGTAGGTTTGAGAACGATTTACTGTCTTGGGAGAAATGGTCGACTTTCTCTCCCAATAAGTATTTGGAAGAAGTTGAGAAGTACGCAACGCCTGGATCTGTTGCTCAGAAGAGGGCTTACTTTGAAGCTCATTACAAGAAGATAGCTGATAGGAAGTCTAAGTTACTGGAGCAGGAGATGGAAATGGAACGCAACACAACACTGTCAAATGAACTGAACGGTGGTGGAGAAGATCTAATAGACCACATTCAAAGGGTTGATTCTGAATCTGAGACGTCAAACCACCACGTTTCTGCTGAAGAAGTTGAGCAGAACACAACATTGGCGGATGATGTTGAAAGATCACCAGATGGTGAAAAGGAAGAACCGGGTAGCAAAATGGATTGTGTTGGTTCCGagataagcaagcaagaagaAGTTGtagtgaaagaagtagaaaCTCCTTCTCCAGTTGAATCTCGGAGCACCAAGGAACCTCCACAAAAGTTGGCCAATAAAATATTGGCAGCATCTAAAGTCAAACAGCAGGTTCTAAAACCGAATCAACCAAAAGAATCTAAGAAG ACCACTCCAGTAGTCAAGGAACGAAACAGTGCAAGTGTCAAGAAAAAACCAGCATCATCCACAGCCAAAGCACCCCAGATTTCCACCCCCAAATTCTCCAAGACAACATCAGGACCCACCACACCTGCAGCACGGTCAAGTGTGCTGCGGTCCTCTATAAACAAGGGAAGTAATTCATCTCTATTAAAGAGCCGAAATCCATCTTCTGTTGAAACCAAGAAAATGGCGCCCAAATCCCTGCATATGTCCCTTAGTCTGGGAACTCCCAACTCTGATCCATCCTCTGTTACCGGAATTAGAAGATCTTTCATCATGGAGAAAATGGGGGACAAGGACATTGTGAAGCGGGCATTTAAGACATTTCAGAATAGTTTCAACCAAATGAAATTGTCTCAGGAAGAGAGGTCTTCTGCGCACAAGATG GCTCCTtcagaagagaaagaaacaacaagaatCTCTACTTCCATGGCTGCTAAAAAGGAGAATGGAGG GTTGAACAAAGTAAGTGGTACAACGAGAGGTACAGACAGCAGAACGTCCAGCATTGCTCgatctaaaaaatttgaaggaaaaccAAATGCAAAAGCAGCGGGAAGAACCAGCCTCCAATCAAAATCTAAGGTTGCCCCATCTCAGACAGTGGAGGAAAAATTAAATGCCAAAGTGGGAGGAAGAACAAATCTTCTATCGAAATCAAAG GATGCCTCTAAGAATGGGCTTCGCTCTTAA
- the LOC111806210 gene encoding probable galacturonosyltransferase-like 9: protein MRAEASRLLPAALSLLLFLPFCFGIRTFRYELPSSTVFTRFSEAPEYRNGAECSSSSTGDTATSCDPSLVHIAMTLDSEYVRGSMAAIHSVLKHASCPENVFFHFIAAEFDQATPRELSKLVRSTFPSLNFKVYIFREDTVINLISSSIRLALENPLNYARNYLGDILDSCVDRVIYLDSDVVVVDDIHKLWNIKLSGSRVIGAPEYCHANFTKYFTEKFWSDPVLSRIFASRTPCYFNTGVMVMDLARWRIGNYKKKIESWMELQKRTRIYDLGSLPPFLLVFAGNVEPIDHQWNQHGLGGDNVKDSCRTLHPGPVSLLHWSGKGKPWVRLDAKKPCLLDHLWKPYDLYRAQDSASPAPSSYSSTLISYLSY from the coding sequence ATGAGAGCTGAAGCTTCACGATTACTCCCCGCCGccctttctcttctccttttccttccattCTGCTTCGGAATTCGAACTTTCCGCTATGAACTGCCGTCGTCCACCGTCTTCACCCGCTTCTCCGAGGCGCCGGAGTACCGGAATGGGGCGGAgtgttcttcttcctccaccGGCGATACGGCCACGTCCTGTGACCCGTCGTTGGTCCACATCGCAATGACCTTGGATTCTGAGTACGTACGAGGCTCCATGGCTGCGATTCATTCCGTTCTCAAACACGCTTCCTGCCCTGAAAACGTGTTCTTCCATTTCATCGCTGCCGAGTTCGACCAAGCAACTCCTCGCGAACTCAGTAAACTCGTCCGATCCACTTTCCCTTCTCTGAATTTCAAGGTCTATATCTTCAGAGAAGACACTgtaatcaatttaatttcctCTTCCATTCGTCTAGCCCTAGAGAATCCTCTGAACTACGCTAGAAATTACTTGGGCGACATTCTTGATTCCTGTGTTGACCGAGTCATTTACCTCGACTCCGACGTCGTGGTTGTCGACGACATTCACAAGCTCTGGAACATCAAGCTGAGCGGATCTCGAGTCATCGGAGCGCCAGAGTATTGTCATGCCAATTTCACCAAATACTTCACCGAAAAATTCTGGTCCGACCCGGTTCTCTCCCGGATCTTCGCCTCCAGAACGCCCTGCTATTTCAACACCGGAGTCATGGTCATGGATTTGGCGAGATGGAGAATCGGAAACTACAAGAAGAAGATCGAAAGCTGGATGGAGTTACAGAAACGCACTCGGATTTACGATCTCGGCTCCCTACCGCCGTTCCTCCTCGTTTTCGCTGGAAATGTTGAACCCATCGATCATCAGTGGAATCAGCACGGCCTGGGCGGCGATaatgttaaggatagttgcaGAACGCTGCATCCCGGTCCGGTGAGTTTACTCCATTGGAGCGGAAAGGGAAAGCCATGGGTAAGATTGGACGCCAAGAAACCTTGCCTTCTTGATCATCTATGGAAGCCGTATGATCTGTACAGAGCACAGGATTCAGCTTCACCGGCACCTTCATCATATTCATCGACATTGATTAGTTATTTAAGTTATTAA
- the LOC111806885 gene encoding pyruvate dehydrogenase E1 component subunit alpha, mitochondrial-like: MSLYRAPSSSILKPFSSSYPLFSSAAAHYSDLTIETSVPFTAHKCETPSRSVHTSPNELLAFFRQMALMRRMEIAADSLYKAKLIRGFCHLYDGQEAVAVGMEAAITKKDAIITAYRDHCTFLRRGGTLLEALAELMGRQAGCSKGKGGSMHFYKKDAGFYGGHGIVGAQVPLGCGLAFAQKYSKDGTVTFVLYGDGAANQGQLFEALNISALWDLPVIFVCENNHYGMGTAEWRAAKSPAYYKRGDYVPGIKVDGMDALAVKQACKFAKEHALKNGPIILEMDTYRYHGHSMSDPGSTYRTRDEITGIRQERDPIDRIRKLLLSHEIATEKDLKDIEKEMRKEVDEAIAQAKESPMPDPTELFSNVYVNGFGAEAFGADRKEVMAVLP, translated from the exons ATGTCTCTCTATCGTGCGCCGTCTTCCTCCATTCTCAAacctttctcttcttcctatCCTCTCTTCTCGTCTGCTGCCGCTCACTACTCCGATCTTACGATCGAAACTTCTGTTCCCTTCACCGCTCACAAATGCGAGACCCCGTCGCGTTCCGTCCACACCAGCCCCAACGAACTACTTGCTTTCTTTCGTCAAATGGCACTAATGCGACGCATGGAGATTGCTGCCGATTCACTCTATAAGGCCAAATTGATTCGCGGATTTTGCCATCTCTACGATGGTCAGGAAGCTGTGGCTGTTGGAATGGAGGCTGCAATCACCAAGAAGGACGCCATTATTACCGCTTATAGAGATCACTGTACCTTCCTCCGCCGTGGGGGAACCCTTCTGGAGGCACTCGCCGAGCTCATGGGCCGCCAGGCTGGGTGCTCCAAAGGAAAAGGAGGTTCGATGCATTTCTATAAGAAGGACGCCGGATTCTATGGTGGTCATGGTATTGTGGGGGCTCAGGTACCTTTAGGATGTGGCTTGGCTTTTGCTCAGAAGTACTCCAAGGACGGGACAGTAACCTTTGTTCTTTACGGCGACGGAGCAGCAAATCAGGGTCAGTTGTTTGAGGCGCTCAATATATCCGCGCTTTGGGATTTGCCAGTGATTTTCGTCTGTGAGAACAATCATT ATGGTATGGGAACTGCAGAGTGGAGAGCAGCCAAAAGTCCTGCCTATTATAAACGTGGGGACTACGTCCCAGGAATAAAG GTGGATGGCATGGATGCCCTTGCTGTTAAGCAAGCTTGCAAGTTTGCTAAGGAGCACGCCTTAAAGAATGGACCCATT ATTCTCGAGATGGACACTTACAGGTACCATGGTCACTCCATGTCCGATCCTGGAAGTACCTACCGTACGCGTGATGAGATTACTGGTATCAGACAG GAGCGTGATCCAATTGATAGAATTAGAAAACTGTTATTATCTCATGAGATAGCCACTGAAAAGGATCTGAAG GATATTGAGAAGGAAATGAGAAAAGAAGTAGATGAAGCCATTGCTCAAGCCAAG GAAAGTCCAATGCCAGATCCGACCGAACTTTTCTCGAACGTGTATGTAAATGGATTTGGAGCCGAG GCATTCGGAGCAGACCGAAAAGAAGTAATGGCTGTTCTTCCATAA